One region of Wyeomyia smithii strain HCP4-BCI-WySm-NY-G18 chromosome 3, ASM2978416v1, whole genome shotgun sequence genomic DNA includes:
- the LOC129728837 gene encoding uncharacterized protein LOC129728837, with protein MELRKWTSNQLEVLHGLSSEQIGTQSTLRFSSNETIKALGIAWEPEANCLRFDSQICSREGPHTKRTVLSDIAKLFDPLGLIASVIVRAKILMQELWSLSCDWDDLVPDPINSKWEKYHRELVKISEHRVDRYAFLPDAVIQLHTFADASQSAYGACTYARCEHAKGSVRIQLLASKSRASASYFWSDSAVTLHWLKSPPNVWPTFVANRVSDIQHNTNGCQWRHIPGAENPADLVSRGLSVENFLASNLWSNGPVWLAQSQQHWPSSTPPSVPEEEFKRRTTVAAIQASVSVNPWFLRWSSYKTLLHVVAYCLHFLNNTRSKARTQSSAPAQPASSTLTVTDLNTAKTLLLRLVQEDAYAEEIRQLQKGNTVSRQPSIRRMNSFLDPERVLRVGGHLNLSQLPYQAKHPALIPANHSFSRLITEHYRRKLLHGGGRLLLSTIREEFWPPRSRKLVQSIVRNCFRCTRLNPIPAQQQIGELPVQRIIPSRPFSITGVDYAGPLYLRPIHKRAASAKAYLCVFVCLSTKAVHLELVRFVHSSLFMCPAKVHRSPWSTYAYPF; from the coding sequence ATGGAGCTGCGGAAATGGACCTCCAATCAGCTTGAAGTATTGCATGGATTAAGTAGCGAACAAATTGGAACACAGTCTACCTTACGCTTCAGCTCAAATGAGACCATTAAAGCACTCGGAATCGCGTGGGAACCTGAAGCGAATTGTTTGCGTTTTGATTCGCAGATTTGTAGCAGAGAAGGACCGCACACCAAGAGAACTGTTCTGTCCGACATTGCCAAATTATTCGATCCACTCGGGCTTATTGCCTCAGTAATCGTTCGTGCAAAAATCCTGATGCAGGAATTGTGGTCGCTGTCCTGCGATTGGGATGATCTTGTACCAGATCCCATCAATTCGAAATGGGAAAAATACCATCGAGAGCTCGTCAAGATTTCTGAACACCGAGTAGACAGGTATGCTTTTCTTCCTGATGCCGTTATCCAGCTACACACATTTGCAGATGCCTCCCAGTCCGCTTACGGTGCCTGTACTTACGCTCGATGCGAGCACGCTAAAGGTAGCGTACGAATCCAGCTATTGGCGTCAAAATCGCGTGCATCTGCATCATATTTTTGGTCCGACTCTGCAGTCACTCTGCATTGGCTGAAGTCACCGCCGAATGTATGGCCAACCTTCGTCGCTAACCGAGTATCCGACATACAGCATAATACAAACGGTTGCCAATGGAGGCATATTCCTGGAGCAGAAAACCCCGCTGATCTTGTTTCTCGTGGTTTGTCGGTGGAAAACTTTCTGGCAAGCAACTTATGGAGCAACGGTCCCGTTTGGCTAGCGCAATCACAACAACATTGGCCATCTTCTACACCACCAAGTGTCCCAGAGGAGGAGTTTAAAAGGCGAACGACAGTTGCAGCCATCCAAGCATCCGTTTCAGTTAATCCGTGGTTTCTGCGTTGGTCCTCCTACAAGACTCTACTGCACGTTGTAGCATACTGCCTGCACTTCCTGAATAACACCCGTTCTAAAGCGCGAACACAATCATCAGCACCAGCTCAGCCTGCTAGTAGTACATTAACCGTCACGGATTTAAATACAGCTAAAACATTGCTTCTACGGTTGGTCCAGGAAGATGCATATGCGGAAGAGATTAGGCAGTTACAGAAAGGTAACACGGTGAGCAGACAACCTTCAATTCGTCGAATGAACTCCTTTTTAGACCCTGAGAGAGTGTTGAGAGTAGGAGGTCATCTTAACCTATCCCAGTTGCCATATCAAGCAAAACACCCAGCTTTAATTCCTGCCAATCATTCATTCTCCCGCCTGATAACCGAACATTACCGCCGCAAATTGCTTCATGGCGGCGGGCGCCTGCTTTTGAGTACGATTCGAGAAGAATTTTGGCCGCCGAGAAGTCGAAAACTAGTTCAGAGCATCGTTAGAAATTGTTTCCGCTGCACGCGTCTCAACCCGATACCTGCTCAGCAACAAATCGGCGAGCTTCCAGTGCAGAGAATCATCCCAAGTCGTCCATTCAGCATCACAGGTGTGGACTACGCTGGTCCACTTTATCTTCGCCCAATCCATAAACGTGCCGCATCTGCGAAGGCTTACCTGTGCGTGTTTGTGTGCCTTTCCACTAAGGCGGTGCATCTAGAATTGGTGCGATTTGTCCACTCCAGCCTTTTTATGTGCCCTGCGAAGGTTCATCGCTCGCCTTGGTCGACCTACGCATATCCATTCTGA
- the LOC129728838 gene encoding uncharacterized protein LOC129728838, with translation MSDGFQLYSQVRRTASHHGGTVATKAAAFKENYTTCVSGSGRRFRRCLYAQRDQSQVPLRLQYLSGIWDGLETVQAQLEDIVDTPEGQAEHAAVRADFESRLFTIKASLTSAANPNPPPSHSSSALSGIKLPTISLPEFDGDYRQWLAFHDTFLALIHSNTDVPDIQKFHYLRAAVKGKAAKLIESIGISSENYALAWQTLEGRYSNDYLLKKRHLQALFDIPCMKKESAAALHGLVDEFERYIKILHQLGEPTGSWSTILEHLLCTRLHDNTLREWENYASTAENPDYTCLIDFLQRRTRVLESISVNHHHDSNPTPKTSASVPKRQFQSQFRLSSCASTAASFDSKSVDNCAVCSQPHMVIRCPKFNQFTSKERQPIVIVQASMFLKTGHMVRYCSSNFSCRKCNRRHHTLLYSGQSEGSQRTKENVASSSVSTVTKNSQLVIDAYGQAHLAPALLDSASQPNLITERMAQILRLRRERVNVIMQGAGKLSKPVWESVFTEIHSRRDDFSCGVNFLVMDKVTANLPPRDVPTTGWKVLKGLFLADPSFNVSQPIDMVLGARHFYSFFPSTARIQLNENLPLLVDSVFGWIIVGSVSSADSQPGPSSTVCSIVSVSATTLEDSIERFWRTEELTTKKNYSAAHVRFPKKPDFGVMLGESKSGALRRFELLERRLERNLQLKDDYHQFMREYLSLGHMKLVQADDDRDSRTYYSPHHSIIKEAQTVENHLPAHRA, from the exons ATGTCAGACG GTTTTCAACTGTATTCTCAAGTTCGTCGCACCGCATCACATCATGGCGGAACAGTTGCAACCAAGGCAGCTGCTTTCAAGGAGAACTACACTACTTGCGTCTCTGGGTCGGGCAGAAGATTTCGACGCTGTTTATATGCTCAGCGAGACCAATCGCAGGTACCGTTGCGGTTACAGTACCTATCTGGCATTTGGGACGGTTTAGAGACTGTGCAGGCTCAACTAGAGGACATCGTGGACACTCCGGAAGGGCAAGCGGAGCACGCAGCGGTGCGTGCGGATTTCGAATCTCGGCTATTCACAATAAAAGCCAGTCTAACTTCTGCTGCTAACCCCAATCCTCCTCCTTCTCATTCTTCCTCCGCTCTCTCAGGTATCAAGTTGCCTACCATTTCTCTGCCGGAATTTGATGGTGATTACAGGCAGTGGCTTGCTTTTCATGATACTTTTCTGGCTTTGATCCATTCCAACACTGATGTTCCGGACATTCAAAAATTCCACTATCTGCGTGCAGCTGTCAAAGggaaagctgcgaagttgatcgAGTCCATCGGTATAAGCTCGGAAAATTATGCTTTAGCTTGGCAAACATTGGAGGGCCGTTATTCCAACGACTATCTGCTCAAGAAACGGCATTTGCAGGCACTTTTCGACATCCCATGCATGAAGAAAGAGTCTGCTGCAGCGTTACATGGTTTGGTTGACGAGTTTGAACGGTACATCAAAATTCTTCATCAACTAGGTGAACCCACCGGATCATGGAGTACTATATTGGAGCATCTTTTGTGCACACGCCTGCACGACAATACTCTTCGCGAATGGGAAAATTATGCGTCAACAGCGGAGAATCCGGATTACACCTGCCTAATCGATTTTCTGCAAAGAAGGACGCGAGttttggaatcaatttctgtgAATCATCATCACGACTCGAATCCTACTCCCAAGACCTCTGCTAGTGTGCCAAAGCGGCAATTCCAGTCACAATTTCGGCTGTCTTCCTGTGCATCTACCGCCGCGTCGTTTGATTCCAAATCCGTAGACAATTGTGCAGTTTGCAGTCAACCCCACATGGTGATTAGGTGCCCGAAGTTCAACCAGTTCACTTCCAAAGAGCGACAGCCCATAGTCATAGTCCAAGCGTCTATGTTTCTGAAAACCGGGCACATGGTTCGCTATTGTTCGTCTAATTTCAGCTGTCGTAAATGCAATCGTCGTCATCATACGCTACTTTATTCCGGACAAAGTGAGGGATCGCAGCGGACCAAAGAAAATGTTGCATCTAGTTCTGTTTCTACCGTTACGAAGAATTCGCAACTGG TGATCGATGCTTATGGTCAAGCACATTTAGCTCCTGCCCTACTGGACAGCGCTTCACAACCGAATCTCATCACCGAGCGAATGGCTCAAATTCTTCGACTACGTAGAGAACGTGTCAACGTCATCATGCAGGGTGCTGGTAAGCTTTCTAAGCCGGTTTGGGAGTCGGTATTCACGGAAATCCACTCGAGACGGGACGATTTTTCATGCggtgtaaatttcttggtaatggACAAAGTTACGGCGAATCTGCCTCCTCGAGATGTTCCCACAACTGGATGGAAAGTTCTCAAAGGTTTGTTTCTGGCAGATCCGTCATTCAACGTGAGCCAACCAATCGACATGGTTCTAGGGGCAAGACATTTCTATTCATTCTTTCCCAGTACTGCGCGTATCCAGTTGAACGAAAATTTACCTCTTCTAGTCGACAGTGTTTTCGGATGGATCATCGTTGGCTCTGTCAGCTCAGCTGATTCTCAACCAGGTCCCTCGTCTACAGTCTGCAGCATTGTATCAGTTTCAGCAACTACCCTGGAAGACAGCATCGAACGATTCTGGAGGACCGAAGAGTTAACCACCAAGAAAAATTATTCT GCCGCTCATGTCCGTTTCCCCAAGAAGCCTGATTTTGGAGTAATGCTCGGTGAGTCAAAATCCGGTGCTCTACGGCGGTTCGAACTACTAGAAAGACGATTGGAACGGAATCTGCAACTCAAAGATGACTATCATCAGTTCATGCGAGAGTATCTCTCCCTTGGCCACATGAAGCTGGTCCAAGCGGACGACGATCGTGACTCTCGGACGTATTATTCACCGCACCACTCCATAATTAAGGAAGCACAGACAGTCGAGAACCATCTGCCTGCGCATCGAGCTTAG